One window from the genome of Enterobacter asburiae encodes:
- the fdhD gene encoding formate dehydrogenase accessory sulfurtransferase FdhD, giving the protein MSKQNRAPHSSPLPAGIVELSVHRPPHITHATPDFLAEEVPVALVYNGISHVVMMASPKDLELFAIGFSLSEGIIDHPQEIYGMDVVQACNGLEVQIELSSRRFMGLKERRRALAGRTGCGVCGVEQLNDIGKPVAPLPFTQSFDLAHLDHALEHLNDVQPIGQLSGCTHAAAWVLPSGDIAGGHEDVGRHVALDKLLGRRARESDVWQQGAALVSSRASYEMVQKSAMCGVEILFAVSAATTLAVEVAERCNLTLVGFCKPGRATVYTHPQRLMVNQ; this is encoded by the coding sequence GTGTCTAAACAAAACCGTGCTCCCCACTCGTCACCACTGCCTGCGGGCATTGTGGAACTGTCGGTACACAGACCGCCCCACATCACCCATGCCACGCCGGATTTTCTGGCGGAAGAGGTGCCCGTTGCGCTCGTTTACAACGGTATCTCCCACGTGGTGATGATGGCTTCGCCGAAGGATCTTGAGCTGTTCGCCATCGGTTTTTCCCTCTCGGAAGGCATCATCGACCATCCGCAGGAGATCTACGGCATGGACGTGGTGCAGGCGTGCAACGGCCTTGAAGTGCAAATCGAACTCTCCAGCCGCCGCTTTATGGGGCTGAAAGAGCGCCGCCGTGCGCTGGCCGGCCGTACCGGCTGCGGCGTCTGTGGCGTTGAGCAGCTCAATGATATTGGCAAACCCGTTGCGCCACTGCCGTTTACTCAGTCCTTTGATCTGGCTCACCTCGACCATGCGCTCGAGCACCTGAACGATGTACAGCCCATCGGCCAGCTGAGCGGCTGCACGCACGCGGCGGCATGGGTGTTGCCGTCGGGCGATATTGCCGGCGGACATGAGGACGTTGGCCGCCACGTGGCGCTGGATAAGCTGCTCGGTCGCCGGGCGCGTGAAAGTGACGTCTGGCAGCAGGGCGCGGCGCTTGTTTCCAGCCGCGCCAGCTATGAGATGGTGCAAAAATCCGCGATGTGCGGTGTGGAAATTCTGTTTGCGGTGTCGGCGGCGACCACGCTGGCAGTAGAGGTGGCGGAGCGCTGCAACCTGACGCTGGTGGGCTTCTGCAAGCCGGGAAGGGCGACCGTTTATACCCATCCACAGCGGTTAATGGTTAATCAATAA
- a CDS encoding DUF1471 domain-containing protein — MKSIKTFVAVIALATSFGSFAAQTVTATASTIDGAEAKIAAQAQEAGASSYKITQAFSGNRVHMTAELTK; from the coding sequence ATGAAAAGCATCAAAACTTTTGTCGCTGTAATCGCTCTGGCTACTTCTTTCGGTTCTTTCGCTGCACAGACCGTGACCGCAACCGCGTCAACCATTGATGGCGCAGAAGCGAAAATCGCGGCTCAGGCTCAGGAAGCCGGCGCGTCATCTTACAAAATTACCCAGGCGTTCTCAGGTAACCGCGTACACATGACCGCTGAACTGACTAAATAA
- a CDS encoding AzlD domain-containing protein translates to MGNMTFFILGIAILSAGTYLMRLGGAKLGSRLALSERSQALLSDAATVLLFSVALATTFYEGEHFAGMARVLGVAFAVFLAWRKMPLIVVIVAAAVVTALLRVAGIN, encoded by the coding sequence ATGGGAAATATGACGTTTTTTATTCTCGGCATCGCCATTTTGTCTGCTGGAACGTATCTGATGCGTCTTGGCGGGGCGAAACTGGGCAGCAGGCTGGCATTGTCAGAGCGTTCGCAGGCGCTGCTGTCAGATGCGGCAACGGTATTGCTGTTTTCCGTGGCGCTGGCGACCACGTTTTATGAAGGCGAACATTTCGCAGGAATGGCGCGCGTGCTGGGCGTGGCGTTTGCGGTATTTCTGGCCTGGAGAAAGATGCCGTTAATTGTGGTGATCGTAGCGGCGGCTGTGGTAACCGCGCTGCTGCGCGTGGCGGGCATAAACTAA
- a CDS encoding AzlC family ABC transporter permease, giving the protein MKHHLSCLKGDTIKAIILVCLAVGVVGMSYGSLAMAYGFPVWVPFVLSITVLAGASEFMFIGIVASGGNPLAAAAAGLLVNARHVPFGVTVRELVGKRGLSLLGCHIMNDESVVFGLSQKTAEQRKAAYWLCGLGVAIVWPLGALLGAMVGKLLPDPETIGLDAVFPAILLALVVPAFKNRTTLIRACSGAVVSLAAVPFAPVGLPVLLSLLGLAARKK; this is encoded by the coding sequence ATGAAGCATCATCTCTCTTGCCTGAAAGGCGACACCATAAAAGCAATCATCCTGGTCTGCCTCGCGGTTGGCGTGGTCGGGATGTCATACGGCTCCCTGGCGATGGCCTACGGTTTCCCGGTCTGGGTACCGTTTGTACTCTCCATCACCGTACTCGCGGGCGCGTCAGAGTTTATGTTTATCGGCATTGTGGCAAGCGGCGGTAACCCGCTGGCGGCTGCGGCCGCGGGGTTGCTGGTCAACGCGCGGCACGTGCCGTTTGGCGTGACGGTGCGTGAACTGGTGGGCAAGCGTGGCCTGAGCCTTTTAGGCTGCCACATCATGAACGACGAAAGCGTGGTCTTTGGCCTTTCGCAAAAAACGGCCGAACAGCGCAAAGCGGCGTACTGGTTATGTGGTTTAGGCGTGGCGATTGTCTGGCCGCTGGGGGCCCTGCTGGGCGCCATGGTCGGCAAACTGCTGCCGGACCCGGAAACCATTGGCCTGGACGCGGTATTCCCGGCCATATTGCTGGCGCTGGTGGTTCCCGCGTTTAAAAACCGTACCACGCTCATCCGCGCCTGCAGCGGTGCCGTTGTGTCGCTGGCCGCCGTGCCGTTTGCCCCGGTGGGATTACCGGTGCTGCTCTCTTTACTGGGTCTCGCTGCGAGGAAAAAATAA
- a CDS encoding helix-turn-helix domain-containing protein, translating to MTQPISLIAKSLVRERLRTGLSLAEIARRAGIAKSTLSQLESGNGNPSLETLWSLCVALDIPFARLLEPQLPTTQVIRRGEGTKVVAGQANYEAILLAACPPGARRDVYLLMTQPGADRISQPHPPGSVEHIIVTQGRALVGLLDAAEELGPGDYICYPADLPHIFKALEPDTHALLVAEQN from the coding sequence ATGACGCAGCCAATCAGCCTGATCGCTAAAAGTCTGGTGCGGGAACGCCTGCGAACCGGGCTTTCACTGGCGGAAATTGCCCGCCGCGCCGGGATCGCTAAATCCACCCTTTCCCAACTGGAGTCCGGCAACGGTAACCCTAGCCTGGAAACGCTGTGGTCGCTTTGCGTGGCGCTGGATATTCCTTTCGCCCGCCTGCTAGAGCCGCAGTTGCCGACCACGCAGGTGATCCGCCGTGGTGAAGGGACGAAAGTGGTCGCTGGACAGGCTAACTATGAAGCCATTTTGCTGGCAGCATGCCCCCCTGGCGCGCGCCGCGATGTCTATCTTCTGATGACCCAGCCGGGTGCAGACCGTATTTCCCAGCCGCATCCGCCGGGTTCGGTAGAGCATATTATTGTGACGCAGGGACGGGCGCTGGTTGGTCTGCTTGACGCGGCGGAAGAGCTCGGCCCGGGAGATTACATCTGTTATCCAGCCGATCTGCCGCATATCTTTAAGGCGCTGGAGCCGGATACGCACGCGCTGCTGGTGGCGGAACAAAACTAA
- the rhaM gene encoding L-rhamnose mutarotase, translated as MIRKAFVMQMNPDAHEEYARRHNPIWPELESVLKDHGAHHYAIYLDKARNLLFATVEIESEERWSAVANTEVCQRWWKHMRDVMPSNLDNSPVSTELNEVFYLA; from the coding sequence ATGATCCGCAAAGCGTTTGTGATGCAGATGAACCCGGACGCGCACGAGGAGTACGCGCGTCGCCACAACCCGATTTGGCCCGAGCTTGAATCGGTGTTGAAAGACCATGGCGCACACCACTACGCCATTTATCTCGATAAAGCCCGCAACCTGCTGTTTGCGACCGTAGAGATTGAATCGGAGGAGCGCTGGAGCGCGGTAGCGAACACCGAGGTTTGCCAACGCTGGTGGAAACACATGCGGGATGTCATGCCGTCAAATTTGGATAATAGCCCGGTGAGTACCGAGCTGAACGAGGTGTTTTACCTGGCGTGA
- the fucO gene encoding lactaldehyde reductase — protein sequence MSFMLALPKISLHGAGAIGDMVNLVANKQWGKALIVTDGQLVKLGLLDSLFTALDAHQMSYHLFDEVFPNPTEALVQKGFSAYRDAECDYVIAFGGGSPIDTAKAIKILTANPGPSTDYSGVGKVKNAGVPLVAINTTAGTAAEMTSNAVIIDSARQVKEVIIDPNIIPDIAVDDASVMLDIPASVTAATGMDALTHAIEAYVSVGAHPLTDANALEAIRLINLWLPEAVDNGHNLEAREQMAFGQYLAGMAFNSAGLGLVHALAHQPGATHNLPHGVCNAILLPIVESFNRPNAVARFARVAQAMGVDTRGMSDEAASMSAIQAIRDLSARVGIPAGFSQLGVTKADIEGWLDKALADPCAPCNPRTASREEVRELYLEAL from the coding sequence ATGAGCTTTATGTTGGCACTTCCAAAAATCAGCCTTCACGGCGCGGGCGCAATCGGCGATATGGTCAACCTGGTAGCAAACAAGCAGTGGGGAAAAGCGCTGATTGTCACCGACGGCCAGCTGGTAAAGCTGGGCCTGCTCGACAGCCTGTTTACCGCGCTGGACGCCCATCAGATGTCGTATCACCTGTTCGATGAGGTGTTCCCGAACCCGACGGAAGCGCTGGTGCAAAAAGGATTCTCGGCTTACCGGGACGCGGAGTGTGATTACGTGATTGCCTTCGGCGGCGGCAGCCCGATTGATACCGCCAAGGCGATTAAAATTCTCACCGCCAACCCCGGCCCGTCAACCGATTATTCCGGCGTCGGCAAGGTGAAAAACGCGGGCGTGCCGCTGGTGGCGATCAACACCACCGCAGGCACGGCGGCGGAGATGACCAGCAATGCGGTGATCATCGACTCCGCGCGTCAGGTGAAAGAGGTGATTATTGACCCGAACATCATCCCGGACATCGCCGTGGACGATGCCAGCGTGATGCTCGATATTCCCGCCTCCGTGACCGCCGCAACCGGTATGGATGCCTTGACCCACGCCATTGAAGCCTACGTGTCCGTTGGCGCGCATCCGCTGACCGACGCCAACGCGCTGGAAGCGATTCGCCTGATCAACCTGTGGCTGCCGGAAGCGGTCGACAACGGCCATAACCTTGAAGCGCGCGAGCAGATGGCGTTTGGTCAGTATCTGGCGGGCATGGCGTTTAACAGCGCCGGTCTGGGTCTGGTACACGCCCTGGCGCACCAGCCGGGCGCGACGCACAACCTGCCGCACGGCGTATGCAACGCCATTCTGCTGCCGATCGTTGAAAGCTTTAACCGCCCGAACGCAGTCGCACGCTTCGCCCGTGTAGCGCAGGCAATGGGCGTCGATACCCGCGGCATGAGCGATGAAGCCGCCAGCATGTCCGCCATTCAGGCGATTCGCGACCTGAGCGCCCGCGTCGGTATCCCTGCGGGCTTCAGCCAGCTCGGCGTCACCAAAGCCGATATTGAAGGCTGGTTGGATAAGGCCCTCGCCGACCCGTGCGCGCCGTGTAACCCGCGCACCGCCAGCCGTGAGGAAGTTCGCGAGCTCTATCTGGAGGCATTATGA
- the rhaD gene encoding rhamnulose-1-phosphate aldolase: MQTITTSWFVQGMIKATSDAWLKGWDERNGGNLTLRLDDADIEPFTADFHQTPRYIALSQPMPLLANTPFIVTGSGKFFRNVQLDPQANLGVVKVDSDGAGYHILWGLTDEAVPTSELPAHFLSHCERIKATHGKDRVIMHCHATNLIALTYVLENSADFITRKLWEGSTECLVVFPDGVGILPWMVPGTDEIGQATAVDMQKHSLVLWPFHGVFGSGPTLDETFGLIDTAEKSAEVLVKVYSMGGMKQTITREELIALGKRFGVSPLRSALDLYA, from the coding sequence ATGCAGACCATCACCACTTCCTGGTTCGTCCAGGGCATGATCAAAGCCACCTCCGACGCCTGGCTGAAGGGCTGGGACGAGCGCAACGGCGGCAACCTGACGCTGCGCCTGGACGACGCGGATATCGAACCGTTCACGGCCGATTTCCACCAGACGCCGCGCTATATTGCGCTGAGCCAGCCGATGCCGCTGCTCGCCAACACACCGTTTATCGTTACCGGCTCCGGCAAGTTCTTCCGCAACGTCCAGCTCGACCCGCAGGCCAATCTCGGCGTGGTGAAGGTGGACAGCGACGGCGCGGGCTACCACATTCTGTGGGGCCTGACCGACGAGGCGGTGCCCACGTCTGAACTGCCGGCGCACTTCCTCTCCCACTGCGAGCGCATCAAGGCGACTCACGGCAAAGACCGCGTGATCATGCACTGCCACGCCACCAACCTGATCGCCCTGACCTACGTGCTGGAAAACAGCGCCGACTTCATCACCCGCAAGCTATGGGAAGGCAGCACCGAGTGTCTGGTGGTGTTCCCGGACGGCGTGGGCATTCTGCCGTGGATGGTGCCGGGTACCGACGAAATCGGCCAGGCAACCGCCGTGGATATGCAGAAGCATTCTCTGGTGCTGTGGCCGTTCCACGGCGTCTTCGGCAGCGGCCCAACGCTGGATGAAACCTTTGGCCTGATCGACACCGCCGAGAAATCAGCGGAAGTGCTGGTGAAGGTGTACTCCATGGGCGGCATGAAGCAAACCATCACCCGGGAAGAACTGATCGCACTGGGCAAACGCTTTGGCGTGAGCCCGTTGCGGTCCGCGCTGGATTTATACGCATAA
- the rhaA gene encoding L-rhamnose isomerase has protein sequence MTTQLEQAWGLAKQRFAAVGVDVEEALRQLDRLPVSMHCWQGDDVAGFENPGGSLTGGIQATGNYPGKARNATELRADLALALSLIPGPKRLNLHAIYLESDEPVARNAIKPEHFKNWVEWAKANRLGLDFNPSCFSHPLSADGFTLAHADDDIRQFWIDHVKASRRVSAYFGEQLGTPSVMNIWIPDGMKDITVDRLAPRQRLLAALDEALSEKLDPAHHIDAVESKLFGIGAESYTVGSNEFYMGYATSRQTALCLDAGHFHPTEVISDKISAAMLYVPRLLLHVSRPVRWDSDHVVLLDDETQAIASEIIRHDLFDRVHIGLDFFDASINRIAAWVIGTRNMKKALLRALLEPVAALKQLEANGNYTARLALLEEQKSLPWQAVWEMYCQRNDAPAGSQWLDNVRAYEKDVLSQRG, from the coding sequence ATGACCACTCAATTAGAACAAGCCTGGGGCCTGGCTAAACAGCGTTTCGCCGCCGTCGGCGTGGATGTCGAAGAGGCGCTGCGCCAGCTCGACCGTCTGCCCGTCTCCATGCACTGCTGGCAGGGCGATGACGTCGCCGGTTTCGAGAACCCGGGCGGTTCCCTGACGGGCGGTATTCAGGCCACGGGTAACTACCCTGGCAAAGCGCGTAACGCGACCGAACTGCGCGCCGACCTGGCGCTGGCGCTGAGCCTGATCCCGGGGCCAAAACGGCTGAACCTGCACGCGATTTATCTCGAATCCGACGAGCCGGTGGCGCGCAACGCAATCAAACCAGAACACTTTAAGAACTGGGTGGAGTGGGCCAAAGCCAACCGGCTGGGCCTGGACTTTAATCCGTCCTGCTTCTCACATCCGCTGAGCGCGGACGGTTTTACCCTCGCCCACGCGGACGACGACATCCGCCAGTTCTGGATCGACCACGTGAAGGCCAGCCGCCGCGTCTCGGCGTATTTCGGCGAGCAGCTCGGCACGCCGTCGGTGATGAACATCTGGATCCCGGACGGCATGAAGGACATCACCGTCGATCGTCTGGCTCCGCGCCAGCGCCTGCTGGCCGCGCTGGATGAGGCTCTCAGCGAGAAGCTGGACCCGGCGCACCACATCGACGCCGTAGAGAGCAAGCTGTTCGGCATTGGCGCCGAGAGCTATACCGTTGGCTCGAACGAGTTCTATATGGGTTACGCCACCAGCCGCCAGACCGCGCTGTGCCTGGATGCCGGCCACTTCCACCCGACCGAGGTGATCTCCGACAAAATCTCCGCCGCCATGCTCTACGTGCCGCGCCTGCTGCTGCACGTCAGCCGTCCGGTGCGCTGGGACAGCGACCATGTGGTGCTGCTGGATGACGAAACCCAGGCGATTGCCAGCGAAATCATCCGTCACGACCTCTTTGACCGCGTGCACATCGGCCTCGACTTCTTCGATGCCTCCATCAACCGCATCGCGGCGTGGGTTATCGGCACCCGCAACATGAAGAAAGCCCTGCTGCGCGCGCTGCTGGAGCCTGTCGCCGCGCTAAAACAGCTGGAGGCTAACGGCAACTACACCGCGCGTCTGGCGCTGCTGGAAGAGCAGAAATCCCTGCCGTGGCAGGCGGTGTGGGAGATGTATTGCCAGCGTAACGACGCCCCGGCGGGCAGCCAGTGGCTGGACAACGTGCGGGCGTACGAGAAAGACGTGTTGAGTCAGCGCGGGTAA
- the rhaB gene encoding rhamnulokinase, with protein MTFRHCVAVDLGASSGRVMLASWDREQHTLSLREMHRFANCLQKQDGFEAWDIDALEAEIRIGLNNVCDDGIRIDSIGIDTWGVDYVLLDSHGERVGLPVSYRDSRTDGLMAHAIAQLGKDNIYGRSGIQFLPFNTLYQLRALVEQQPELVADVAHALLIPDYLSYRLTGNMNWEYTNATTTQLVNINSDSWDEHLLAWTGASPSWFGTPTHPGNVIGHWICPQGNAIPVVAVASHDTASAVIASPLASKDAAYLSSGTWSLMGFESKTPYASDAAMAANITNEGGAEGRYRVLKNIMGLWLLQRVLKEQNITDLPALIAETEKLKACTFLINPNDDRFINPAHMSAEIQAACVEGGQPVPSSPSELARCIFDSLALLYADILSELASLRGKPFSQLHIVGGGCQNQLLNQLCADACGITVIAGPVEASTLGNIGIQLMTLDELSNVDDFRSVVAANASLTTFTPNPCREIARFRAQFQQNRLTKELCA; from the coding sequence ATGACTTTTCGCCATTGTGTGGCTGTCGATTTAGGCGCATCCAGCGGCCGCGTAATGCTCGCGAGCTGGGACCGTGAGCAGCACACGCTTTCGCTTCGCGAAATGCACCGTTTCGCCAACTGCCTGCAAAAGCAGGACGGTTTTGAGGCCTGGGATATCGATGCCCTGGAGGCGGAGATCCGTATCGGACTGAACAACGTCTGCGACGATGGCATTCGCATCGACAGCATCGGCATCGATACCTGGGGCGTGGACTACGTTCTGCTTGATAGCCATGGCGAGCGTGTCGGCTTACCGGTGTCTTATCGCGACAGCCGCACCGACGGCCTGATGGCGCACGCTATCGCCCAGCTTGGCAAGGACAACATCTACGGGCGCAGCGGCATCCAGTTTCTGCCGTTTAACACGCTTTATCAGCTGCGTGCCCTGGTCGAGCAACAGCCGGAGCTGGTCGCGGACGTGGCTCATGCGCTGCTGATCCCGGACTACCTGAGCTATCGCCTGACCGGCAACATGAACTGGGAATATACCAACGCCACCACCACGCAGCTGGTCAATATCAACTCGGATAGCTGGGACGAACATCTGCTGGCCTGGACGGGGGCGTCGCCTTCCTGGTTCGGCACGCCAACCCACCCGGGCAATGTGATAGGTCACTGGATTTGCCCCCAGGGGAACGCAATCCCCGTCGTTGCCGTCGCCAGCCACGATACCGCCAGCGCGGTGATAGCGTCCCCACTTGCGAGTAAAGACGCGGCATACCTCTCGTCCGGCACCTGGTCGCTGATGGGCTTTGAGAGCAAAACCCCGTACGCCAGCGACGCCGCGATGGCCGCAAACATTACCAACGAAGGCGGTGCCGAAGGCCGCTACCGCGTACTGAAAAACATCATGGGGCTGTGGCTGCTCCAGCGGGTGCTGAAAGAGCAGAACATTACCGACCTGCCTGCGCTTATCGCCGAAACCGAGAAGCTGAAGGCCTGCACGTTCCTGATCAACCCGAACGATGACCGCTTTATCAACCCGGCGCATATGAGCGCCGAAATTCAGGCCGCCTGCGTTGAGGGCGGACAGCCGGTGCCGTCCAGCCCTTCCGAACTGGCGCGCTGCATTTTTGACAGCCTCGCCCTGCTGTATGCCGACATCCTCAGCGAGCTGGCGAGTCTTCGCGGAAAACCGTTCAGCCAGCTGCATATCGTGGGCGGCGGCTGCCAGAACCAGCTGCTAAACCAGCTCTGCGCGGATGCCTGCGGCATCACCGTGATAGCAGGTCCCGTGGAGGCCTCCACGCTCGGCAATATCGGCATCCAGCTGATGACCCTGGACGAACTTTCCAACGTTGACGACTTCCGTTCGGTGGTGGCGGCGAACGCCAGCCTGACCACCTTTACCCCCAATCCCTGCCGTGAAATTGCCCGCTTTCGGGCGCAGTTTCAGCAAAACCGACTGACTAAGGAGCTTTGCGCATGA
- the rhaS gene encoding HTH-type transcriptional activator RhaS → MTVLHCVDFFPSGGSPVAIEPRLPQAAFPEHHHDFHEIVIVERGTGIHVFNGQPYTISGGTVCFVRDHDRHLYEHTDNLYLTNVLYRSPDAFQFLSGLNQLLPQEQDGHYPSHWRVNQSILQQVRQLVGQMEKSEDGQETHAIATRELLFMQLLVLLRRSSLVEGLEDNNARLNHLMAWLEDHFAEDVCWETLADDFSLSLRTLHRQLKQHTGLTPQRYLNRLRLIKARHLLRHTDESVTDIAYCCGFGDSNHFSTLFRREFSWSPRDIRQGKDAMLQ, encoded by the coding sequence ATGACCGTACTGCACTGCGTGGATTTTTTTCCTTCAGGAGGTTCGCCTGTCGCGATTGAGCCGCGGCTTCCTCAGGCTGCGTTCCCGGAGCATCATCATGATTTTCATGAGATTGTGATTGTTGAGCGCGGGACGGGGATTCATGTCTTCAATGGTCAGCCCTATACCATCAGCGGCGGTACGGTGTGCTTCGTGCGCGACCACGATCGGCACCTGTATGAACATACCGACAACCTGTATCTGACTAATGTGCTCTACCGTTCCCCGGATGCGTTCCAGTTTCTTTCGGGGCTGAATCAGCTGTTGCCCCAGGAGCAGGACGGACACTATCCATCGCACTGGCGGGTGAATCAGTCCATCCTGCAGCAGGTGCGTCAGCTGGTGGGCCAGATGGAGAAGAGTGAGGACGGGCAGGAGACGCACGCCATTGCCACGCGCGAACTGCTGTTTATGCAGCTTCTGGTGCTGCTGCGCCGCAGCAGCCTGGTGGAAGGGCTGGAAGATAACAACGCGCGCCTGAACCATCTGATGGCCTGGCTGGAAGATCATTTCGCCGAGGACGTCTGCTGGGAAACGCTGGCGGATGATTTTTCACTGTCGCTGCGTACCCTGCATCGCCAGCTTAAGCAGCACACCGGGCTGACGCCGCAGCGCTACCTTAACCGCCTGCGCCTGATCAAAGCGCGTCATCTTTTACGTCATACCGACGAAAGCGTCACAGATATTGCCTACTGCTGCGGTTTTGGCGACAGCAATCACTTTTCAACGCTGTTTCGCCGGGAATTTAGCTGGTCGCCGCGCGATATTCGTCAGGGGAAAGACGCGATGCTTCAGTAA
- the rhaR gene encoding HTH-type transcriptional activator RhaR yields the protein MAAQLILRKDDFYASASQAVTVADRYPQDVFAEHTHEFCELVLVWRGNGLHILNDRPYRITRGDLFYIRAEDKHSYASVNDLVLQNVIYCPDRLRLNVDWAANIPGFHDAKGSPHWRLSSNGMAQVRQVISQLEQESQKNDPVANQLAELLFAQLVMTLKRHRYATDNPSATTQEALLDKLITRLAGSLNKNFVLEKFCEQEQCSERALRQQFRTLTGMTVNHYLRQLRICHAQYLLQHTEWMVSDVAMCCGFEDSNYFSVVFNREVGMTPVQWRHRSRKGS from the coding sequence GTGGCTGCTCAGTTAATTCTTCGCAAAGATGATTTTTATGCCTCCGCGAGTCAGGCCGTCACGGTGGCCGATCGCTACCCGCAGGACGTGTTTGCCGAACATACCCACGAGTTTTGCGAGCTGGTGCTGGTGTGGCGCGGTAACGGCCTGCACATCCTCAACGACCGTCCCTACCGCATTACGCGCGGCGATCTGTTCTATATTCGCGCGGAGGATAAACACTCCTACGCCTCGGTTAACGACCTGGTGCTGCAGAACGTTATTTACTGTCCGGACAGGCTCAGGCTTAACGTGGACTGGGCCGCGAACATTCCAGGCTTTCATGATGCTAAGGGTTCTCCACACTGGCGCTTAAGCAGTAACGGCATGGCTCAGGTCCGGCAGGTTATTTCTCAACTGGAGCAGGAGAGTCAGAAAAACGACCCGGTGGCTAACCAGCTGGCGGAGTTGCTTTTCGCCCAGCTGGTGATGACGTTGAAGCGCCACCGTTACGCCACTGATAACCCCTCCGCCACGACGCAGGAAGCGCTGCTGGATAAGCTCATCACCCGGCTTGCGGGCAGCCTGAATAAAAACTTTGTACTGGAGAAATTCTGCGAGCAGGAACAGTGCAGCGAGCGCGCGCTGCGCCAGCAGTTTCGCACTCTGACCGGGATGACGGTGAACCACTATCTGCGCCAGCTGCGCATCTGCCATGCACAATATCTCCTGCAGCATACGGAGTGGATGGTCAGCGATGTGGCGATGTGCTGCGGCTTTGAGGACAGTAACTACTTTTCAGTGGTGTTTAACCGCGAGGTGGGGATGACGCCGGTACAGTGGCGTCATCGCAGTCGAAAAGGGTCGTAA
- the rhaT gene encoding L-rhamnose/proton symporter RhaT, with amino-acid sequence MNHAITMGIFWHLIGAASAACFYAPFKKVRGWSWETMWSVGGIVSWLILPWAISAMLLPDFWGYFSSFSASTLLPVFLFGAMWGVGNINYGLTMRYLGMSMGIGIAIGITLIVGTLMTPILNGNFDVLVNTQGGRMTLLGVLVAVIGVGIVTRAGQLKERKMGIKAEDFNLKKGLLLAVMCGIFSAGMSFAMNAAKPMHEAAAALGVDPLYVALPSYVVIMGGGAMVNLGFCFIRLAKVKNLSVKTDFSLATSLIITNVLLSALGGLMWYLQFFFYAWGHASIPAQYDYISWMLHMSFYVLCGGLVGLVLKEWKNAGRRPVGVLSLGCVVIIIAANIVGLGMAN; translated from the coding sequence ATGAATCATGCGATTACGATGGGTATCTTCTGGCATTTGATAGGCGCTGCCAGTGCAGCCTGTTTCTATGCTCCGTTTAAAAAAGTGAGGGGCTGGTCTTGGGAAACCATGTGGTCCGTCGGCGGGATCGTCTCCTGGCTGATTTTGCCCTGGGCCATTAGCGCCATGCTGCTGCCCGATTTCTGGGGCTACTTCTCCTCCTTCAGCGCCTCCACCCTGCTGCCGGTGTTCCTGTTCGGCGCGATGTGGGGCGTCGGCAACATCAACTATGGCCTCACCATGCGCTATCTCGGCATGTCGATGGGTATTGGTATCGCGATTGGCATCACGCTGATCGTCGGTACCCTGATGACGCCAATTCTCAACGGCAACTTCGACGTGCTTGTTAATACTCAGGGTGGGCGGATGACGCTCCTGGGCGTGCTGGTGGCGGTCATTGGCGTAGGAATTGTGACTCGCGCGGGGCAGTTGAAAGAGCGCAAGATGGGCATTAAGGCCGAGGATTTTAACCTGAAGAAAGGCCTGCTGCTGGCGGTGATGTGCGGCATCTTCTCGGCCGGCATGTCGTTTGCCATGAACGCCGCCAAACCGATGCACGAAGCGGCCGCCGCGCTGGGCGTCGACCCGCTGTACGTTGCGCTGCCGAGCTATGTCGTGATTATGGGTGGCGGTGCGATGGTTAACCTGGGCTTCTGCTTTATTCGTCTGGCAAAAGTCAAAAACCTGTCGGTAAAAACCGACTTCTCGCTGGCAACATCGCTTATCATCACCAACGTGCTGCTCTCCGCGCTCGGCGGCCTGATGTGGTATTTGCAGTTCTTCTTCTACGCCTGGGGCCACGCCAGTATTCCGGCGCAGTACGACTACATAAGCTGGATGCTGCACATGAGCTTCTACGTACTTTGCGGCGGGCTGGTAGGGCTGGTGCTGAAAGAGTGGAAGAACGCCGGACGTCGTCCGGTTGGCGTACTGAGCCTCGGCTGCGTGGTGATTATTATCGCTGCCAATATCGTCGGCCTCGGCATGGCAAATTGA